Proteins from one Enoplosus armatus isolate fEnoArm2 chromosome 4, fEnoArm2.hap1, whole genome shotgun sequence genomic window:
- the trim36 gene encoding E3 ubiquitin-protein ligase TRIM36 isoform X2: MSTEMRRSSTTAVPIKNIERELICPICKELFTHPLILPCQHSVCHKCVRELLMLNHEDSFDAGSECSLPGSPRSRVPSPSMERLDRLVRSGGSRGSISSPGWRRGSVTPRVTTIPCPGCQHDIDLGERGISMLFRNFTLENIVERYRQAARAAVAIMCNICKPPQLQEATKSCMDCKASYCNECFKLHHPWGTPKAQHEYVGPTTNFRPKVLMCPEHEMEKVNMYCEVCRRPVCHLCKLGGSHANHKVTSMSSAYKILKEKLAKSIHYLISKEDQVRTQITELDLLINQTEENGQLAERRANEHFERLFETLQERKSEMLKSIEHSRNRRLDHLKAQVEEYQGMLENSGLVGYAQEVLKETDQSCFVQTAKQLHVRIQKATESLRTFHPSADPCFDEFVLDTSREETLLKEMCFGGVPDPPLIDLSNSRVYNEASICWRLSDDHLPTDHHVLEYRRLGGPSQSPSQEDGEDSGVWRATDRVYGPSTVVCDLEPNSLYSFRVRSCRNSMFSPHSPEVTFHTPPAPAFGFLFSDKCGFSTERLILNKRRDTVENVAGMAFLLAAERVQTGSYIGLDYIIGDTGISQGRHYWAFKVEPYSYMVKVGVASDSKLLEWFHNPRDTSSPRYDHDSGHDSGSEDACYELSQPFTLLTLGMGKLFIPKASSSSSTANAASVDPCNRVLPMPQRLGVCLDYDACRVYFYDADTMRCLYERQVDCSGTMYPAFGLMGSGKVQLEEFITAKRLTF, translated from the exons ATGTCTACAGAGATGAGGCGTAGCAGCACAACTGCG GTCCCGATCAAGAACATTGAGAGGGAGCTGATCTGCCCGATCTGTAAGGAGCTCTTCACCCATCCGCTGATCCTGCCCTGCCAGCACAGCGTCTGCCACAAGTGTGTCAGAGAGCTGCTGATGCTGAACCATGAGGACTCTTTTGACGCCGGCTCAGAGTGCTCCCTGCCGGGCAGCCCCAGGTCCAGGGTGCCCTCCCCCTCCATGGAGAGGCTGGACAGGCTTGTGAGATCAGGTGGGTCTCGGG GCTCCATCTCGTCCCCGGGGTGGCGCAGAGGGTCTGTGACTCCCCGGGTCACCACCATCCCGTGCCCGGGCTGCCAGCATGACATCGACCTCGGTGAGCGCGGCATCAGCATGTTGTTCCGTAACTTCACCCTGGAGAACATCGTCGAGCGCTACCGCCAGGCTGCCCGCGCAGCCGTCGCAATTATGTGTAACATCTGTAAGCCTCCACAGCTGCAGGAGGCCACAAAGAGCTGTATGGACTGCAAGGCTAGCTACTGTAATGAGTGCTTCAAGCTGCACCATCCCTGGGGCACGCCCAAAGCTCAGCATGAGTACGTCGGTCCCACCACGAATTTTAGGCCCAAG GTGCTCATGTGTCCAGAGCACGAGATGGAGAAGGTGAACATGTACTGTGAGGTCTGCAGACGACCCGTGTGTCACTTGTGCAAGCTGGGAGGATCTCACGCCAACCACAAAGTGACTTCCATGAGCAGTGCCTACAAGATCCTCAAG GAGAAGCTGGCCAAGAGTATCCATTACCTCATCAGCAAAGAGGACCAGGTCAGGACTCAGATTACTGAGCTTGATCTGCTCATCAATCAAACCGAG GAAAATGGCCAGCTTGCAGAGCGTCGAGCCAATGAGCACTTTGAGCGTCTGTTTGAGACTCTGCAGGAGAGGAAATCAGAGATGCTGAAGTCCATCGAACATTCTCGAAACCGCCGCCTGGACCACCTCAAGGCCCAG GTGGAGGAGTACCAGGGCATGCTGGAGAACAGTGGTCTAGTGGGCTATGCTCAGGAGGTGCTGAAAGAGACGGATCAGTCCTGCTTTGTACAGACTGCAAAGCAGCTACACGTCAG GATCCAGAAGGCCACAGAGTCTCTGAGGACCTTCCACCCTTCAGCTGACCCCTGCTTCGATGAGTTTGTGCTGGACACATCCAGAGAAGAAACTCTGCTCAAAGAGATGTGCTTTGGTGGAG TTCCAGACCCTCCTCTGATTGACTTGTCCAACAGCAGAGTCTATAACGAGGCCTCGATCTGCTGGAGGCTGTCTGATGACCACCTGCCCACAGATCACCATGTGCTTGAATACCGCAG acTCGGGGGCCCGAGCCAGTCCCCGTCCCAGGAGGACGGTGAGGACAGTGGGGTCTGGAGGGCTACGGACAGGGTGTATGGTCCCAGCACTGTAGTGTGCGACCTGGAGCCCAACAGCCTGTACTCCTTCAGGGTCCGAAGCTGCAGGAACTCCATGTTCAGCCCCCACAGCCCTGAGGTCACCTTTCACACACCACCTGCACCTG CTTTTGGCTTCCTGTTCAGCGACAAATGTGGCTTCAGTACGGAGCGGCTCATTCTAAACAAGCGGCGGGACACTGTGGAGAACGTAGCAGGCATGGCCTTCCTGCTTGCAGCAGAACGTGTGCAGACAGGCAGCTACATTGGACTAGACTACATAATTGGGGACACGGGCATCTCTCAGGGAAG ACACTATTGGGCTTTCAAGGTGGAACCATACTCCTACATGGTTAAAGTTGGAGTGGCCTCTGACTCAAAGCTGCTTGAATGGTTTCACAATCCCAGAGATACCAGCAGCCCAAG gtatGACCATGATAGTGGGCATGACAGCGGCAGCGAGGACGCATGCTATGAGCTCTCCCAGCccttcaccctcctcaccctggGCATGGGCAAACTCTTCATCCCCAAggcttcttcatcctcttcgACTGCAAATGCAGCGTCCGTTGACCCTTGCAACCGCGTGCTTCCCATGCCACAGCGTTTGGGTGTCTGTCTAGATTATGACGCATGCCGGGTGTATTTTTACGATGCCGACACCATGAGGTGCCTTTATGAGAGGCAGGTGGATTGTTCAGGAACAATGTATCCAGCTTTTGGCCTCATGGGCAGCGGCAAGGTTCAACTGGAGGAGTTCATCACTGCTAAGAGACTGACCTTCTGA
- the trim36 gene encoding E3 ubiquitin-protein ligase TRIM36 isoform X3 encodes MSTEMRRSSTTAVPIKNIERELICPICKELFTHPLILPCQHSVCHKCVRELLMLNHEDSFDAGSECSLPGSPRSRVPSPSMERLDRLVRSGSISSPGWRRGSVTPRVTTIPCPGCQHDIDLGERGISMLFRNFTLENIVERYRQAARAAVAIMCNICKPPQLQEATKSCMDCKASYCNECFKLHHPWGTPKAQHEYVGPTTNFRPKVLMCPEHEMEKVNMYCEVCRRPVCHLCKLGGSHANHKVTSMSSAYKILKEKLAKSIHYLISKEDQVRTQITELDLLINQTEENGQLAERRANEHFERLFETLQERKSEMLKSIEHSRNRRLDHLKAQVEEYQGMLENSGLVGYAQEVLKETDQSCFVQTAKQLHVRIQKATESLRTFHPSADPCFDEFVLDTSREETLLKEMCFGGVPDPPLIDLSNSRVYNEASICWRLSDDHLPTDHHVLEYRRLGGPSQSPSQEDGEDSGVWRATDRVYGPSTVVCDLEPNSLYSFRVRSCRNSMFSPHSPEVTFHTPPAPAFGFLFSDKCGFSTERLILNKRRDTVENVAGMAFLLAAERVQTGSYIGLDYIIGDTGISQGRHYWAFKVEPYSYMVKVGVASDSKLLEWFHNPRDTSSPRYDHDSGHDSGSEDACYELSQPFTLLTLGMGKLFIPKASSSSSTANAASVDPCNRVLPMPQRLGVCLDYDACRVYFYDADTMRCLYERQVDCSGTMYPAFGLMGSGKVQLEEFITAKRLTF; translated from the exons ATGTCTACAGAGATGAGGCGTAGCAGCACAACTGCG GTCCCGATCAAGAACATTGAGAGGGAGCTGATCTGCCCGATCTGTAAGGAGCTCTTCACCCATCCGCTGATCCTGCCCTGCCAGCACAGCGTCTGCCACAAGTGTGTCAGAGAGCTGCTGATGCTGAACCATGAGGACTCTTTTGACGCCGGCTCAGAGTGCTCCCTGCCGGGCAGCCCCAGGTCCAGGGTGCCCTCCCCCTCCATGGAGAGGCTGGACAGGCTTGTGAGATCAG GCTCCATCTCGTCCCCGGGGTGGCGCAGAGGGTCTGTGACTCCCCGGGTCACCACCATCCCGTGCCCGGGCTGCCAGCATGACATCGACCTCGGTGAGCGCGGCATCAGCATGTTGTTCCGTAACTTCACCCTGGAGAACATCGTCGAGCGCTACCGCCAGGCTGCCCGCGCAGCCGTCGCAATTATGTGTAACATCTGTAAGCCTCCACAGCTGCAGGAGGCCACAAAGAGCTGTATGGACTGCAAGGCTAGCTACTGTAATGAGTGCTTCAAGCTGCACCATCCCTGGGGCACGCCCAAAGCTCAGCATGAGTACGTCGGTCCCACCACGAATTTTAGGCCCAAG GTGCTCATGTGTCCAGAGCACGAGATGGAGAAGGTGAACATGTACTGTGAGGTCTGCAGACGACCCGTGTGTCACTTGTGCAAGCTGGGAGGATCTCACGCCAACCACAAAGTGACTTCCATGAGCAGTGCCTACAAGATCCTCAAG GAGAAGCTGGCCAAGAGTATCCATTACCTCATCAGCAAAGAGGACCAGGTCAGGACTCAGATTACTGAGCTTGATCTGCTCATCAATCAAACCGAG GAAAATGGCCAGCTTGCAGAGCGTCGAGCCAATGAGCACTTTGAGCGTCTGTTTGAGACTCTGCAGGAGAGGAAATCAGAGATGCTGAAGTCCATCGAACATTCTCGAAACCGCCGCCTGGACCACCTCAAGGCCCAG GTGGAGGAGTACCAGGGCATGCTGGAGAACAGTGGTCTAGTGGGCTATGCTCAGGAGGTGCTGAAAGAGACGGATCAGTCCTGCTTTGTACAGACTGCAAAGCAGCTACACGTCAG GATCCAGAAGGCCACAGAGTCTCTGAGGACCTTCCACCCTTCAGCTGACCCCTGCTTCGATGAGTTTGTGCTGGACACATCCAGAGAAGAAACTCTGCTCAAAGAGATGTGCTTTGGTGGAG TTCCAGACCCTCCTCTGATTGACTTGTCCAACAGCAGAGTCTATAACGAGGCCTCGATCTGCTGGAGGCTGTCTGATGACCACCTGCCCACAGATCACCATGTGCTTGAATACCGCAG acTCGGGGGCCCGAGCCAGTCCCCGTCCCAGGAGGACGGTGAGGACAGTGGGGTCTGGAGGGCTACGGACAGGGTGTATGGTCCCAGCACTGTAGTGTGCGACCTGGAGCCCAACAGCCTGTACTCCTTCAGGGTCCGAAGCTGCAGGAACTCCATGTTCAGCCCCCACAGCCCTGAGGTCACCTTTCACACACCACCTGCACCTG CTTTTGGCTTCCTGTTCAGCGACAAATGTGGCTTCAGTACGGAGCGGCTCATTCTAAACAAGCGGCGGGACACTGTGGAGAACGTAGCAGGCATGGCCTTCCTGCTTGCAGCAGAACGTGTGCAGACAGGCAGCTACATTGGACTAGACTACATAATTGGGGACACGGGCATCTCTCAGGGAAG ACACTATTGGGCTTTCAAGGTGGAACCATACTCCTACATGGTTAAAGTTGGAGTGGCCTCTGACTCAAAGCTGCTTGAATGGTTTCACAATCCCAGAGATACCAGCAGCCCAAG gtatGACCATGATAGTGGGCATGACAGCGGCAGCGAGGACGCATGCTATGAGCTCTCCCAGCccttcaccctcctcaccctggGCATGGGCAAACTCTTCATCCCCAAggcttcttcatcctcttcgACTGCAAATGCAGCGTCCGTTGACCCTTGCAACCGCGTGCTTCCCATGCCACAGCGTTTGGGTGTCTGTCTAGATTATGACGCATGCCGGGTGTATTTTTACGATGCCGACACCATGAGGTGCCTTTATGAGAGGCAGGTGGATTGTTCAGGAACAATGTATCCAGCTTTTGGCCTCATGGGCAGCGGCAAGGTTCAACTGGAGGAGTTCATCACTGCTAAGAGACTGACCTTCTGA
- the trim36 gene encoding E3 ubiquitin-protein ligase TRIM36 isoform X1: MSDSEDMTEFASIVERIERGEVPIKNIERELICPICKELFTHPLILPCQHSVCHKCVRELLMLNHEDSFDAGSECSLPGSPRSRVPSPSMERLDRLVRSGGSRGSISSPGWRRGSVTPRVTTIPCPGCQHDIDLGERGISMLFRNFTLENIVERYRQAARAAVAIMCNICKPPQLQEATKSCMDCKASYCNECFKLHHPWGTPKAQHEYVGPTTNFRPKVLMCPEHEMEKVNMYCEVCRRPVCHLCKLGGSHANHKVTSMSSAYKILKEKLAKSIHYLISKEDQVRTQITELDLLINQTEENGQLAERRANEHFERLFETLQERKSEMLKSIEHSRNRRLDHLKAQVEEYQGMLENSGLVGYAQEVLKETDQSCFVQTAKQLHVRIQKATESLRTFHPSADPCFDEFVLDTSREETLLKEMCFGGVPDPPLIDLSNSRVYNEASICWRLSDDHLPTDHHVLEYRRLGGPSQSPSQEDGEDSGVWRATDRVYGPSTVVCDLEPNSLYSFRVRSCRNSMFSPHSPEVTFHTPPAPAFGFLFSDKCGFSTERLILNKRRDTVENVAGMAFLLAAERVQTGSYIGLDYIIGDTGISQGRHYWAFKVEPYSYMVKVGVASDSKLLEWFHNPRDTSSPRYDHDSGHDSGSEDACYELSQPFTLLTLGMGKLFIPKASSSSSTANAASVDPCNRVLPMPQRLGVCLDYDACRVYFYDADTMRCLYERQVDCSGTMYPAFGLMGSGKVQLEEFITAKRLTF; encoded by the exons ATGTCGGACTCTGAGGACATGACGGAGTTCGCCAGCATCGTGGAGCGGATCGAGCGGGGCGAG GTCCCGATCAAGAACATTGAGAGGGAGCTGATCTGCCCGATCTGTAAGGAGCTCTTCACCCATCCGCTGATCCTGCCCTGCCAGCACAGCGTCTGCCACAAGTGTGTCAGAGAGCTGCTGATGCTGAACCATGAGGACTCTTTTGACGCCGGCTCAGAGTGCTCCCTGCCGGGCAGCCCCAGGTCCAGGGTGCCCTCCCCCTCCATGGAGAGGCTGGACAGGCTTGTGAGATCAGGTGGGTCTCGGG GCTCCATCTCGTCCCCGGGGTGGCGCAGAGGGTCTGTGACTCCCCGGGTCACCACCATCCCGTGCCCGGGCTGCCAGCATGACATCGACCTCGGTGAGCGCGGCATCAGCATGTTGTTCCGTAACTTCACCCTGGAGAACATCGTCGAGCGCTACCGCCAGGCTGCCCGCGCAGCCGTCGCAATTATGTGTAACATCTGTAAGCCTCCACAGCTGCAGGAGGCCACAAAGAGCTGTATGGACTGCAAGGCTAGCTACTGTAATGAGTGCTTCAAGCTGCACCATCCCTGGGGCACGCCCAAAGCTCAGCATGAGTACGTCGGTCCCACCACGAATTTTAGGCCCAAG GTGCTCATGTGTCCAGAGCACGAGATGGAGAAGGTGAACATGTACTGTGAGGTCTGCAGACGACCCGTGTGTCACTTGTGCAAGCTGGGAGGATCTCACGCCAACCACAAAGTGACTTCCATGAGCAGTGCCTACAAGATCCTCAAG GAGAAGCTGGCCAAGAGTATCCATTACCTCATCAGCAAAGAGGACCAGGTCAGGACTCAGATTACTGAGCTTGATCTGCTCATCAATCAAACCGAG GAAAATGGCCAGCTTGCAGAGCGTCGAGCCAATGAGCACTTTGAGCGTCTGTTTGAGACTCTGCAGGAGAGGAAATCAGAGATGCTGAAGTCCATCGAACATTCTCGAAACCGCCGCCTGGACCACCTCAAGGCCCAG GTGGAGGAGTACCAGGGCATGCTGGAGAACAGTGGTCTAGTGGGCTATGCTCAGGAGGTGCTGAAAGAGACGGATCAGTCCTGCTTTGTACAGACTGCAAAGCAGCTACACGTCAG GATCCAGAAGGCCACAGAGTCTCTGAGGACCTTCCACCCTTCAGCTGACCCCTGCTTCGATGAGTTTGTGCTGGACACATCCAGAGAAGAAACTCTGCTCAAAGAGATGTGCTTTGGTGGAG TTCCAGACCCTCCTCTGATTGACTTGTCCAACAGCAGAGTCTATAACGAGGCCTCGATCTGCTGGAGGCTGTCTGATGACCACCTGCCCACAGATCACCATGTGCTTGAATACCGCAG acTCGGGGGCCCGAGCCAGTCCCCGTCCCAGGAGGACGGTGAGGACAGTGGGGTCTGGAGGGCTACGGACAGGGTGTATGGTCCCAGCACTGTAGTGTGCGACCTGGAGCCCAACAGCCTGTACTCCTTCAGGGTCCGAAGCTGCAGGAACTCCATGTTCAGCCCCCACAGCCCTGAGGTCACCTTTCACACACCACCTGCACCTG CTTTTGGCTTCCTGTTCAGCGACAAATGTGGCTTCAGTACGGAGCGGCTCATTCTAAACAAGCGGCGGGACACTGTGGAGAACGTAGCAGGCATGGCCTTCCTGCTTGCAGCAGAACGTGTGCAGACAGGCAGCTACATTGGACTAGACTACATAATTGGGGACACGGGCATCTCTCAGGGAAG ACACTATTGGGCTTTCAAGGTGGAACCATACTCCTACATGGTTAAAGTTGGAGTGGCCTCTGACTCAAAGCTGCTTGAATGGTTTCACAATCCCAGAGATACCAGCAGCCCAAG gtatGACCATGATAGTGGGCATGACAGCGGCAGCGAGGACGCATGCTATGAGCTCTCCCAGCccttcaccctcctcaccctggGCATGGGCAAACTCTTCATCCCCAAggcttcttcatcctcttcgACTGCAAATGCAGCGTCCGTTGACCCTTGCAACCGCGTGCTTCCCATGCCACAGCGTTTGGGTGTCTGTCTAGATTATGACGCATGCCGGGTGTATTTTTACGATGCCGACACCATGAGGTGCCTTTATGAGAGGCAGGTGGATTGTTCAGGAACAATGTATCCAGCTTTTGGCCTCATGGGCAGCGGCAAGGTTCAACTGGAGGAGTTCATCACTGCTAAGAGACTGACCTTCTGA